The following nucleotide sequence is from Diospyros lotus cultivar Yz01 chromosome 3, ASM1463336v1, whole genome shotgun sequence.
TGCACACAATCTTGTACAGCATGACCGAACAAAACACATTGAGGTTGACCGACATTATTAAAGAGAAACTGGACAGAGGGCTTATTTGTACTCCCTATATACCAAGTGAATCCCAGCTAGCTGATGTTCTAACCAAAGGACTCCCTAGTCCTGTCTTCCATAAGATTATAGCCAAACTGGGAATGGACAATGtttattcaccagcttgagagggagtgtcgTGAATCAAgatagaaaaatcaagaaaagttgCCATAAATCAAGGAAGGAAGATTTGCCACAAATCAAGGAATAGCTGTCAATTAGCATGGAATTAGCAGTCAAAGATTAGCTGTCAATCCCTATGTAATTAGCAGTTAATTAAGCATGTGATTAGATGTGATTAGCTATaatttaagccttaattattgtACAGCTTACTATAAATTCCAACAAATGGAGGCTAGACCTAACATAGAGTTCTACCGTAAAAGAAGGGTTTTCTATCTTGTTCAACatctctcttttctatcttaTTCGACAAATACATTACAAGATGTCAAGATCAATGCATCAAAGATGTCAAGATCAATGCATCAAAGAGGACAAGCATAAGTTTGTTCTTGTTCAAGGAACACAAACTTGAGTAGTCGAACCTTAAgtttattgttaaataaattaataatgaatagTCAAACCTTAAGCTTTTTTAAGCTTTGGTACACCCCGATGCAAGGAACACAAACTTAAGTAATAAACTATTGAGCATGAACATTCCAAAAGTGATATCATACTCACATCTAATACTTAGCAAACATTCTTATTGAATACATCAAAATGAGTATAAAACAACACCCCTTTATGTATCCAATGACACTGCCAATAACTGAATCGAAattcttttttgtgttttttcaataataagagatgttaattttttgttttttatacttgtgaatttataatttattgattgttgacttcaaacattttttttctttgcggGACAATAGCACATGCTTGATGAAATAGTGCCACATTTGtatatagaattttatttaaaagtataaattgaattgaatcattgttattttttataatatgctTGAGGATGACAAGTAATAAAGACATGATTTTTACATGCATCTCTAGTGTCTCCAATCgctattttctttaaatcatcATATTTGAAATGTACAACAATATTTGTAAGTCCATATTTATAACTGTTGTTCTTACTGATACATAGATTGATGCAGAAAAGTAAGGTTCACTTAtggaataaggaaaaaaaataacttgattAGAACAGATCGATCTAAAAGACCAACcccataaaatataattaatttgcaaGCTTCAATAAATGATAGCTAAAGTACATTGAGCATGTCAACTCAATAAGCAAAGATTCTGAATATTTCCTGAGCTGACTTATTTGATAAAGCATAAGGTAATGTTAACAGTTCTTAATGTGTAGGTGAACCACATAATTCAGATGGATAAAATGCCAaagccaattgaagagaaaggtCACAACATGTCAAAAGATGGCTCGCCATACTAGTGATGAACATCCATTAATTTAACCATATCGGCTTTTGATAGATTACAGGTAGTCATTTAGATAAAGCTCATAGAAAAAGTGTCTTGCACGATAAAACTCACCTGACCATATAGACCCCAGCCAAAAGTCAGTAATGCTCCAGCATCTATaaggcaaaagaaaaatattaaaataaagctTCAATGCAAATAACATTGAGCATAACCTGCCATTCAACTGAAGGACATTACAAACAATTAATAATACATTTCTTTCATGAGTGCATATGGAAACATGTAATTCTTGCCTCAACATTCTTAGTTTCAAACCACAGTATGCTTATTTCTCATTAAACTAAGATGTCATACCTCACTTTCTCTCAGTTAACAAGCAATTTGCAAATTCTTACCCGTAATTACTGCGCTATGCCTTCCTCCACAGGAAATTCCTTTTACATAGCTTCCTGGAACTCTAAAACCTTGTCCTTCTGAACGCAAGCTTCCTCGCAAAAGGGGCGAAGATCTATCTTTTCCAATAGAGGAGGAATCAATGCAAGGCACAGGATGTGGAGAGGAAACCATCCGTACCCTGGACCCCAAACCTAGCTGTCCCTCACCTCCATAGCCCCAACCCCACACCTGTCCGACATCTGAAACTTAGGGGGAAAAAAGAACACATCATGTATCTTACTTCACCTAATCTATGTAACATTGCTATACAGAGTGAGCCATGCATCAAAGCTATGGTTATGGACAGCAGTTGATCGAGGATATACTGAACACCTGACAATGCTAAAGTATGGCGTCCACCAGCAGCAACTGTAGCAATCCTAATTCCTGAGTTCAGTGCCACAAGACATGGCAATGCTGAGAGAGTTTCGTCACCAGACAGTGAGCTTTCAGCCGCTTGCTTAGACGATGACATACGCCTACGCTTTGCACTTTCTTCTCCACCTGTACTATCCGTTCCAGACAATGTTCCACTGGAAGATCTCGAACTCCGAGAGCGGGGACTCACTGTTGTGCATATAACCTGTATCATGTTAGTCTTCAACAATTGAAGAGCAACTTCTATGCTCATCTTTGCGAAGGAGCAAAACCAAATTACCTTGTTCTGTCAAAAAAGAACTCTGTCTTTCGTACACATCCTTCTCCCCTGTTGATGTATCTCCAAACACCTTTCCAGTGGGAACACACTCTTTCCATCCCCACGTGTATACTTCTCCATGCTCTGTGTTTAGATCCAAAGAGTACTTACTCCATTACTCTTGGAGAGcagtttaacaaaaaaataaccaaaatgggAAAACGTAGATGCACACtgaaaaagagggagagaacCGATAACTACTCAAGACTATAGGTGGAACAAATGACAGGTTGTTAACCTTGTTAAACCAATGCCTAAAATTAATGCTCCATTTGGTCGTGggagaaaaggaaggaagaaaaaggaaacttAAAATGTTGAACCTATGTACTTCCTTAAAATGCTGTACCTGTTAATTTATACAAGTTGTGACCTTATTCTTTCCCTCCATTTTCCCGGCAACCAAGGGCGAAAATGTTCAGTTTCTTCCAAAATGGAAATCGGCAATACCTGTAACTGCAACACAATGTGCCCACCCAGCTGCAGCTTTTACTATTGAAGCTTCGGTAGGAAGAGGAAAAGGCTCTGGTATTTCCTTAACAAAGAATGGGAAAGACAATGTAGGtaaatttttggaggaaaagagtaaaatatttaattcgaattaaaaaaatattaagtacTGCTTTACCCCATGTTTCCCAGATGTAACGTAGCTTTGCCCTAGATCATCTGTTGAGCCCCATGTAATGAGCTTTCCAAAATCTGAGTGGGAAAGAAATGTAACCGCAGTGAatataaataagtttttaatcttTGAGCAACaaataactcaacaaataaaatctcaagcacataaaaattcaaaaaaagcTCTTCACTAGTTCAATTGAAGAAAAGATTAGACAAAGAACAGAACAATTCAATCAACTAGACTGTCATCGGTCACAGAAGTTCAACAttggaaatagaaaataaagttCAAGAGACTGGATTTCCAAACGAACACAACTTTCGGTAAGAATCATCATCTTTTAGTGGAGTTATGAGCGAAAAAACTGCTGTCATTAAGCAGAGATTAGACAAGCCGAAAAGCAAAATGAATCCCCTCAAAAAGCATTAACAGAAACACATTCGAGAAACAAATTCACCACATTCACAGCACATTCAAACGAAAGGAATTAACATCGGTTTAAATTAGTTGAATCGAAGCCATGTCCAGACCCAacgtccccccccccccccccaaaaaaaaaaaaaaaacgaagaaaaagaaagcaaagatGAAGACGAAACGAAACCAGTAAAAAAGAAAGCAACCTGAGACAGCCATAGCGAAGCCGCATCCGCCGCCGCAAACATCCTTCCATGAGCAACCGGCTCCAACAGACGGCGGAAGCCTAACCACCACTGGAGACAGAAGCGGCGAGCGCTGAGGCAGAGCTCCGGGAAGGTATCCCCACATGTACACTAACAACCTCTCCTTTATCCCCGCTACTGCTTCTTCCACCTCCATTTTCACACCTTCTTCCCCTCCTTCCCCATCCCCATTCATGTCGATTTCCCGAGTAAAATCAAAGTAACAAGtaacaacaaacaacaaaaatctGATGTATTTCGCCTCGCTTCTATCTTCCTCGGAGAGAGCAAGAAGCTgtaaattgagagagagaggttgCAGTGTGGGTAAAGTGCCCTAATCGAGGCGAGTGCATAAAAGGGGAGAGAGGGGTTCCGACTTCCGAATCATTTGCAGGCGAATGAGCGATGCCACGTAGGATGCTGGCGTGGCGTGAAGGGCACGTGGACGAATATTGGCCGGTAGATCCGAGGAGGAATGGTAGCCAGGAGTTGGCCAGAAGTTTCTGGAAGCTCACCCCCCGCCCCCCACGCCCACAACCCCAGGTTCCAGACACCTCACCACGCGTGCTTGGTAGCTGCCGTGTCCCCTTCGTCCTCCCTCCACGTGTCGCCCTGCCTTCGATTCCAATTATTATCTCACGACACGTGTCTCCTGGGAGGGGTCGGCATTTTGGTTTAACCCCTGCTCCTCTGCTCTAGAGCTCTCCTAGTTCACTTGCCAACCCTTGAGGTAGCCGACAGGTTTATGGACgaatttattgaaaaagaacaaaaaaatcattttgccCCTATGTCGTgctctctccttttctttttatagatTCCTCCTTGCTTTGTGCGTCTTCCTTGTCATGATCGTCGATCGTCTCTCCGTCGTGTCTCGCTACAAtcgtttaatctcatctctctaCCATCGTCGCCTTGCCTCACTGACAGTCGCTGCATCAACTGTCGGTAAGGCGACGATAGCAAAGAGACGAGGCCAAGCGATTGCGCGAGACGCGACAGAAAGGCGAGCGACTGCCATGGCATGGGAGATGCGAGGGGGATAGTGGTCagggcaaaatcgtctttttgcCCCTTTTCTGTGAGCCGCTTGATAGACTTGTCAGGCGCTATAAAACAACTCTACCTCAACTATATGGTAGAGGTTctcaaaatttaaagtttataaatagttttttatttactttatatttgtaaattttaaattttgcataaaacttagtaaataaatataagaacGAAATAAACATCcattattcataaaatttagcaaaaaatacaaaaatctcCCGACTTCTTAGAAATTATAGCAACTTCCTCCACCATAAAAATCaaggataaaataattatgaataattataattattgtcTTAAGCATACTAAGATAAAgatttattgtatcttatttttaacatcCCAACAACATGATTAGttggttaaatattttatgatacatttatcataaatcaattaaattgtttaaagattaacaaaaaatacaataaatatatcttatttgaaaatgagatatatttattacaccTTAACTAGTGTCCTTAAAACAATTATTAGCATTACTTAATAATCATTTAACTCCACCTTgtcttttcatttccttttatctttctcttatttatctttatctttatccttatctttatttttctctttgtaaAACCATGATTGAACATTTGGTCGTGgcttactctctttctctttttgtaaAGTCATGGTTGAATATGTGGACGGCTAagtaataaagaataaatttgtCTAAGGGAGTTAAGTACTTAATTGACTATAAATGTTAATTTGACCAACTAAATTAAAAGGGCCAAAGTTTTAATGTAGTCCTTTGTGAACAACTCAAATTTAGCCAACAAAATTAATGTTTAGTTGCTCAAACTTTTtcagaatattttattttagctttcAAAAAAGTCAATTTAGTTGACCAAAGTCTCCTAATATATCTCAAAACATTTTATCAGAGTTTGTTAAATCAACTAAGTCAAAGTTTGGTCAACAAAAATATGTCCAACACAAAAGTATTAGGCtgtattttctttacttttcaattttcagttttaaattttgaattcatttttagttttctattttggtagtctatttttagaaaattaaaaatgcgttctctttgtcattttaaaaatttatttgtcaaaacataaaattagaaaatgcattctctttgaaattttgaaaataatttttcaatgatattttattcaataaatttgattattcagtaaattaaaaatatttaatatttatacactattaaaaaaatatttacattttaaagttaatgaattttgtaatattttttttattataataataaaatatgaataaataaataaataaatgtgttttgagttttaagtttgtttttgatgaaaacactcaaaacaacttcctgttcttcttgttgttttgagttttctttatttttttttattttcaaaaatgcaattttaaaaacagtaaagagaacactttttcattattttagaaaattgaaaacaaaaaatgacttgaaaacaacaaagagaacgcaatcttattttttgatttttctataTTCACTAAACTTTTTGCCTATAATTGTGATTAAATGTCATTAATATCTCACCCTTTTTAACTATACCATTATTTCGTATATGTAACCTTCCtcataattttgtaaattttttgaagaaaaacaaaagtttaTTGTTTTGGTTAAACAAacccattatttatttttgtgaggGATTTAACTTGTTAAAAAAGTATTGTTGTTGACAAGGGAATATGTCCTGCAGTGATTGTATAAATTTTAACGGCTCGTGTATGTCctttctctttaaataaatattattgttaaaaaaaaaaacataaactcttAAAAACGAACTCGTATaaatttgtgtgtgtttgtacTTAATTGTACTTTTACCAGAGGTGGCCCAACCATTAAGCGAAATAGGCGGCCGCCTAAAGCCCCCAATTTAGGAAGGCCCAAATTTtcgttatttatatatatttgtattttttaataataaatattttatttaaaaattaaaaccaaaataaaatccaactattTATCTTCCCAATTTTTTCCATTGTCTTTTTTCATTATTCCCAATTTCCCATCCCAATTTTTCTCACTTCTTACTCTCTCGCTTTAGCATTTGTGTTATTGACCTGAGTAACCTCCATAACCATAAGTTGCTTTCTATGTGACTATGTCTACCTGTAGCAGCGCAATTTAGTCACATAATATATTTGCTTTTATGGGTCTTTTGTGTTTGTCAAAATTCGATTCTTATTGTCTATTTATTGAGATTAAATCAGTGGTTGGATTCCACTTTGAGCCACGTCTGAAGCTAAAAGTTATTAACATGTGGAAGTGGAATAGTTT
It contains:
- the LOC127796211 gene encoding ultraviolet-B receptor UVR8 isoform X3 — protein: MNGDGEGGEEGVKMEVEEAVAGIKERLLVYMWGYLPGALPQRSPLLSPVVVRLPPSVGAGCSWKDVCGGGCGFAMAVSDFGKLITWGSTDDLGQSYVTSGKHGEIPEPFPLPTEASIVKAAAGWAHCVAVTEHGEVYTWGWKECVPTGKVFGDTSTGEKDVYERQSSFLTEQVSPRSRSSRSSSGTLSGTDSTGGEESAKRRRMSSSKQAAESSLSGDETLSALPCLVALNSGIRIATVAAGGRHTLALSVSDVGQVWGWGYGGEGQLGLGSRVRMVSSPHPVPCIDSSSIGKDRSSPLLRGSLRSEGQGFRVPGSYVKGISCGGRHSAVITDAGALLTFGWGLYGQCGQGSTDDELSPACVSSLLGIQIDGVAAGLWHTVCVSADGDVYTFGGNQFGQLGTGTDQAETLPRLLDAPGLENMNVKAVSCGARHSAVVTDDGKVFSWGWNKYGQVPWHSLITCFSCVNFFQ
- the LOC127796211 gene encoding ultraviolet-B receptor UVR8 isoform X1; this encodes MNGDGEGGEEGVKMEVEEAVAGIKERLLVYMWGYLPGALPQRSPLLSPVVVRLPPSVGAGCSWKDVCGGGCGFAMAVSDFGKLITWGSTDDLGQSYVTSGKHGEIPEPFPLPTEASIVKAAAGWAHCVAVTEHGEVYTWGWKECVPTGKVFGDTSTGEKDVYERQSSFLTEQVSPRSRSSRSSSGTLSGTDSTGGEESAKRRRMSSSKQAAESSLSGDETLSALPCLVALNSGIRIATVAAGGRHTLALSVSDVGQVWGWGYGGEGQLGLGSRVRMVSSPHPVPCIDSSSIGKDRSSPLLRGSLRSEGQGFRVPGSYVKGISCGGRHSAVITDAGALLTFGWGLYGQCGQGSTDDELSPACVSSLLGIQIDGVAAGLWHTVCVSADGDVYTFGGNQFGQLGTGTDQAETLPRLLDAPGLENMNVKAVSCGARHSAVVTDDGKVFSWGWNKYGQLGLGDMIDRSVPSQVQIEGCVAKNIACGWWHTLLLAESSPT
- the LOC127796211 gene encoding ultraviolet-B receptor UVR8 isoform X2 is translated as MNGDGEGGEEGVKMEVEEAVAGIKERLLVYMWGYLPGALPQRSPLLSPVVVRLPPSVGAGCSWKDVCGGGCGFAMAVSDFGKLITWGSTDDLGQSYVTSGKHGEIPEPFPLPTEASIVKAAAGWAHCVAVTEHGEVYTWGWKECVPTGKVFGDTSTGEKDVYERQSSFLTEQVSPRSRSSRSSSGTLSGTDSTGGEESAKRRRMSSSKQAAESSLSGDETLSALPCLVALNSGIRIATVAAGGRHTLALSDVGQVWGWGYGGEGQLGLGSRVRMVSSPHPVPCIDSSSIGKDRSSPLLRGSLRSEGQGFRVPGSYVKGISCGGRHSAVITDAGALLTFGWGLYGQCGQGSTDDELSPACVSSLLGIQIDGVAAGLWHTVCVSADGDVYTFGGNQFGQLGTGTDQAETLPRLLDAPGLENMNVKAVSCGARHSAVVTDDGKVFSWGWNKYGQLGLGDMIDRSVPSQVQIEGCVAKNIACGWWHTLLLAESSPT